The Planococcus liqunii genome includes a region encoding these proteins:
- a CDS encoding Gfo/Idh/MocA family protein, whose amino-acid sequence MGYRVGIIGCGSITKMRHAPEYTANPYVDEIVFYDRNLDRAEALAALFGGKVAETVDELMEDPTIDIISDCSSNEYHHIFSSRALLSGKHVLCEKPISLTIEHAKEILDAQKKSGKKLMIDHNQRFTRAHQKAKEIIAGGELGNVLTFRTTFGHSGPEQWGHNKTNSTWFFKKERSGLGVAGDLGIHKVDMLHYLLDDEIEQASAFQGALHKVNEQGQPIEVCDNIVCSLKTKKGRLGTASFSWTHYGQEDNSTVLYCEKGILKIYNSDAYQLEVLTNNGEKINYELESIQTNDNQTNTGMIDAFIESIRLDHPPMVTGQEALSSLAVILAILEAAETGRVVTVESGSLQYF is encoded by the coding sequence ATGGGCTATCGAGTAGGCATCATTGGGTGCGGCTCCATCACGAAAATGCGCCATGCACCGGAATATACGGCGAATCCGTATGTAGATGAAATTGTTTTTTACGACCGCAATCTGGACCGCGCGGAAGCATTGGCAGCTTTATTCGGCGGAAAAGTTGCGGAAACGGTGGATGAATTGATGGAGGATCCAACAATCGACATCATCAGCGATTGTTCCTCAAATGAATATCACCATATCTTCTCTTCCAGAGCATTGCTGAGCGGCAAGCATGTGCTGTGCGAAAAGCCCATTTCGTTGACCATCGAGCATGCCAAAGAAATTCTGGATGCACAAAAAAAATCCGGCAAGAAACTGATGATCGACCACAACCAGCGGTTTACGCGCGCCCATCAAAAAGCGAAAGAAATCATCGCGGGCGGAGAACTCGGAAACGTTCTGACGTTCCGTACCACGTTCGGACATTCCGGCCCCGAACAATGGGGGCACAATAAAACCAACTCGACCTGGTTTTTCAAAAAAGAACGCTCAGGCCTCGGTGTGGCAGGAGATTTAGGAATCCATAAAGTGGATATGCTCCATTACTTGCTGGATGATGAAATTGAGCAAGCCAGCGCTTTTCAAGGTGCCTTGCATAAAGTCAACGAACAGGGCCAGCCGATTGAAGTGTGCGACAACATCGTCTGCAGTTTGAAAACAAAAAAAGGGCGGTTAGGAACAGCTTCTTTTTCCTGGACGCATTACGGCCAAGAAGACAATAGCACAGTCCTCTACTGCGAAAAAGGCATCTTGAAAATATACAATAGCGATGCCTATCAATTGGAAGTGCTGACAAACAACGGCGAAAAAATCAATTACGAGTTGGAAAGCATCCAGACAAACGACAACCAGACCAATACCGGCATGATTGATGCTTTTATTGAAAGCATCCGGCTGGACCACCCGCCGATGGTGACGGGGCAGGAGGCCTTATCGTCATTAGCGGTTATTCTGGCTATTTTAGAAGCAGCGGAGACAGGGCGTGTGGTAACGGTTGAAAGCGGGTCTCTCCAGTATTTTTAA
- a CDS encoding GNAT family N-acetyltransferase codes for MYRQGYREWAKGRSLQQYITDNQKEETLGKRYVLVDGKEDIIASLLLLEFKPRLFGIGSIVVEPEFRGKGVGAQLIQESLKLHPDAAFMLYSEIGAAYYERFGFRALPESHQSSLQAICMIRADEGLCTQILKEPVPPYF; via the coding sequence ATCTACAGACAAGGTTACCGGGAATGGGCAAAAGGGCGTTCTCTTCAGCAATATATAACGGACAATCAAAAAGAAGAAACGCTGGGCAAACGGTATGTCTTAGTGGATGGCAAGGAAGACATCATCGCTTCACTGCTGCTGCTGGAGTTCAAGCCTCGGTTGTTCGGGATTGGCTCAATTGTCGTGGAGCCGGAATTTCGCGGGAAAGGTGTAGGGGCGCAATTGATCCAGGAAAGCTTGAAGCTTCATCCGGATGCGGCTTTCATGCTTTACAGCGAAATCGGCGCCGCTTATTATGAACGCTTCGGGTTCCGGGCACTGCCGGAGTCCCATCAAAGTTCGCTTCAAGCCATCTGCATGATCCGAGCGGATGAGGGATTATGCACACAGATTCTGAAAGAGCCGGTCCCTCCATATTTTTAA
- a CDS encoding GNAT family N-acetyltransferase yields MEKTIRVLGLEDLPYMEAMQTGIEDDYVTRIFERLVTTDQDRLFGLFLDDQLASVCGYSIFAKHYAILGRIRSDIRYRGKDLATALTSQVMDEAFKLPDIQWVGANTQEENLPARRVLEKLGLSPQVVIYGAIAKDVSPLENGSLAWNKLSDLKRKKQWVYDLYVKNGSVFPYECYYLLPASPELFAEDELETWSFFESEDATRVVIVKRDIKTAHYLHAIYPWEDLMDQPGLWETIASAYKELCREVGEDALIWMDFTKEQALSLPENHQFDLPSPWMLYGTGRTKAEKGA; encoded by the coding sequence ATGGAAAAAACGATACGTGTACTGGGCCTTGAAGATTTGCCCTATATGGAAGCGATGCAAACCGGAATTGAAGACGATTACGTCACACGGATTTTTGAGCGGCTGGTCACCACTGACCAAGACCGCCTGTTCGGTTTATTTTTGGATGACCAATTGGCCAGCGTCTGCGGCTATTCGATATTTGCCAAGCATTACGCGATACTTGGGAGAATCCGCAGCGACATCCGATATCGAGGCAAAGACCTGGCGACCGCGCTGACTTCCCAAGTCATGGATGAAGCGTTCAAGCTTCCCGATATCCAGTGGGTCGGCGCCAACACGCAGGAAGAGAATCTTCCGGCGCGGCGTGTTTTGGAAAAGCTCGGGCTCTCGCCTCAGGTAGTTATTTACGGAGCTATTGCAAAAGATGTGTCCCCGCTGGAAAACGGTTCTCTTGCCTGGAACAAATTGAGTGATTTAAAGCGGAAAAAACAATGGGTTTACGATTTGTATGTCAAAAACGGCTCCGTTTTCCCTTACGAATGCTATTATCTGTTACCTGCTTCTCCAGAGTTATTTGCAGAAGACGAACTGGAAACGTGGTCGTTTTTCGAAAGCGAAGACGCCACACGAGTCGTGATTGTTAAACGGGATATTAAAACGGCTCATTACCTGCACGCCATTTATCCATGGGAAGACTTGATGGATCAACCCGGCCTGTGGGAAACTATCGCTTCTGCCTACAAAGAATTGTGCCGGGAAGTTGGAGAAGATGCGTTGATCTGGATGGACTTCACCAAAGAACAAGCCCTGTCCTTGCCGGAAAATCACCAGTTTGACCTTCCTTCTCCCTGGATGCTGTACGGCACCGGACGGACAAAAGCAGAAAAGGGTGCGTAA
- a CDS encoding DinB family protein — protein sequence MELKLEEAIEILERTPVILTHFLSGLSEGWLQNREGEGTWNAEEVVSHLIEAEKSNWLPRLETILQYGENKPFPPFDRFAHLKNGAQITLEEKLQEFKTLRLQNIEKLKQLVNPEIHFELTGIHPEFGSVKLRELLSTWVVHDMTHLSQIVRVMAERYREDVGPWANYLGVLKRK from the coding sequence ATGGAGTTGAAACTTGAAGAAGCAATTGAAATTTTGGAGCGTACCCCTGTCATACTTACCCACTTCTTGTCAGGGTTATCTGAAGGCTGGCTGCAAAACCGCGAAGGCGAAGGCACATGGAATGCAGAAGAAGTTGTGTCACATTTGATTGAAGCCGAGAAAAGCAATTGGCTGCCGAGGCTCGAAACCATTTTGCAATATGGAGAAAACAAGCCTTTTCCGCCATTTGACCGCTTTGCTCATTTGAAAAACGGTGCACAGATTACACTTGAAGAAAAGTTGCAGGAATTCAAAACCCTCCGCTTGCAAAATATCGAAAAACTGAAACAGCTTGTAAATCCGGAAATTCACTTTGAACTGACCGGCATTCATCCGGAATTCGGTTCTGTCAAACTGCGGGAATTGCTTTCAACCTGGGTTGTCCACGACATGACCCATCTATCGCAAATCGTCCGCGTGATGGCAGAAAGGTACCGGGAAGACGTCGGTCCATGGGCAAATTACTTGGGTGTTTTAAAAAGAAAATAA
- a CDS encoding zinc-binding dehydrogenase, whose amino-acid sequence MNDNHAKGRVAVMDEPEKLSYREYDLPEPGPGAVLLKVLRSNICGSELHIWRGQHPTKKKGVLGHEMIGEVHSLGDGVTTDYAGEPIQKEDRIVSAYYITCRKCTACREGHFHLCEHAYDFWNQPPEVSPHFHGTFASHYYIHPDQYFYKVPDNVSEASAASANCALSQVYFGLDKAGVTYGQTIVIQGAGGLGLNATAVAKEKGARVIVVDGVESRLEQAKLFGADYTLNLNDYGSVEERAKAVLNLTDGKGAEFAMEVAGVPAAFVEGIHYIRPGGKYVTIGNITPGKLVEFDPGLLTRKSIQIIPVVRYNPWYLYKALKFLSDTQGKYRFDGMIDAEFSMDDIKLALDKSAAREVTRATIIMDR is encoded by the coding sequence GTGAACGATAACCATGCAAAAGGAAGAGTGGCCGTAATGGATGAACCGGAGAAGTTGAGCTACCGGGAATACGACTTGCCGGAGCCGGGACCGGGAGCGGTTCTTCTGAAAGTGCTGCGTTCCAATATTTGCGGGTCGGAGCTGCATATATGGAGAGGCCAGCATCCGACAAAAAAGAAGGGCGTACTTGGCCATGAGATGATTGGTGAAGTCCATTCTCTAGGAGACGGCGTTACGACCGACTATGCAGGCGAACCTATTCAAAAAGAAGACCGCATCGTTTCCGCTTATTACATTACATGCAGAAAATGCACTGCATGTCGGGAAGGGCATTTTCACTTGTGTGAACATGCTTACGATTTCTGGAACCAGCCGCCGGAAGTAAGCCCCCATTTTCATGGCACTTTTGCTTCGCACTATTACATCCACCCAGACCAATACTTCTATAAAGTGCCGGACAATGTATCAGAAGCTTCAGCAGCCAGTGCAAACTGCGCTTTGTCGCAGGTTTATTTCGGCTTGGACAAAGCGGGTGTGACGTATGGCCAAACCATTGTTATCCAGGGAGCAGGCGGCCTTGGATTGAACGCGACGGCAGTAGCCAAGGAAAAAGGAGCAAGAGTGATTGTGGTCGATGGTGTAGAAAGCCGTCTGGAGCAAGCCAAACTTTTTGGGGCCGACTATACGCTTAACTTAAACGACTACGGCTCTGTCGAAGAACGGGCAAAAGCAGTGCTTAATCTTACGGATGGAAAAGGGGCTGAATTTGCGATGGAAGTGGCAGGCGTCCCTGCCGCTTTTGTAGAAGGCATCCATTACATCCGGCCTGGCGGCAAATACGTAACCATTGGGAATATAACACCGGGCAAACTGGTGGAATTCGATCCGGGTCTACTAACCAGAAAGTCGATTCAAATTATTCCGGTCGTCCGCTACAATCCCTGGTACTTATACAAAGCCTTGAAATTTCTTTCAGACACCCAAGGGAAATATCGGTTTGACGGCATGATTGATGCTGAATTTTCAATGGATGATATTAAACTCGCACTGGATAAATCCGCAGCGCGGGAAGTGACGAGAGCGACCATTATTATGGACCGGTAA
- the ahlS gene encoding AhlS family quorum-quenching N-acyl homoserine lactonase encodes MDKPKLYVLDTGTMKMDKNFMVAAHNPASIDNPNPPAEFVEFPVYAVLIDHPDGKILFDTGCNPEGMGENGRWPEGVQKLFPAFQDESCYLINRLEQLNLRPDDIKYVVASHLHLDHAGCLELFTNATIIVHDSELKNTMKQYAMTKDMGAYIWADINAWIGNDLKWKTVMPHEDELELVKGVKILNFGPGHAWGLLGLHIDLPGEGGVILASDAVYSAENYGPPVKIPGIIYDSLGYLSAVEKIKKYAERTNSQVWYGHDSKQFRSFIKSTEGFYE; translated from the coding sequence ATGGATAAACCAAAATTATACGTACTGGATACAGGAACAATGAAAATGGATAAAAACTTCATGGTGGCTGCCCATAATCCGGCAAGCATCGACAATCCCAATCCACCGGCTGAATTTGTTGAATTCCCGGTGTATGCGGTATTGATTGACCATCCGGATGGAAAAATTTTGTTCGATACCGGCTGCAACCCGGAAGGAATGGGGGAAAACGGAAGATGGCCAGAAGGCGTCCAAAAGTTGTTCCCGGCGTTCCAGGATGAATCCTGTTATTTGATCAACCGGCTGGAGCAATTGAATCTGCGGCCTGATGATATTAAATACGTCGTTGCTTCCCATTTGCATCTTGATCATGCGGGCTGTCTCGAGCTGTTTACGAATGCGACAATTATCGTGCACGATTCTGAACTGAAAAACACGATGAAGCAATATGCGATGACAAAAGACATGGGCGCCTACATATGGGCGGACATCAATGCTTGGATCGGCAACGACTTGAAATGGAAAACCGTCATGCCGCATGAAGATGAATTGGAGCTTGTAAAAGGCGTTAAGATTTTAAACTTCGGACCGGGCCATGCCTGGGGACTTTTGGGGCTCCATATTGATCTTCCGGGAGAAGGCGGCGTTATTTTGGCGTCGGATGCTGTGTATTCAGCTGAGAACTACGGACCGCCGGTTAAAATTCCGGGAATCATCTATGATTCTTTAGGTTATTTAAGTGCAGTGGAAAAAATCAAAAAATACGCTGAACGCACCAATTCGCAAGTATGGTACGGGCACGATTCCAAGCAGTTCCGCAGTTTCATCAAATCCACCGAGGGCTTTTATGAATAA
- a CDS encoding aldehyde dehydrogenase family protein: MIDVKSYYFGSIIDGEELSKEGRTDLEVFNPYTNEAIGKISCATPEDVKRAVDTAQRVYTETTKKMPAHKRSEILRKAADLLEQRVEEFARTLVLEAGKPIKESRVEVQRAIQVLRFASEGAKAIYGETIPLDSAIGGENQIGIAKRVPLGVVAAITPFNFPLNLALHKIAPALAVGNTVVLKPAEKTPFSSVLLYHLLEEAGLPKGALNIVMGPGQELVEPLVTHPDVKKVSFTGSSAVGWKIHEMAKRKKVTLELGSNAPNIIFEDGDIEVAVNAIVLGGYTYAGQACVSAQRIYVHETIYEKFLDKLVEKVSALKTGDPLEESTDMGPMITEEAAERAESWVKEAEDQGAAILTGGSRKGAMLEPTVISNVTPAMKVVCVEVFAPIVSVMPFSTEEEVVAHANDTDFGLHAGVFTADINRAMRMADAIETGGVWINEVSVRRYDHIPYGGIKSSGIGKEGVKYAIEEMTDLKFVGIKLY, translated from the coding sequence ATGATTGACGTAAAAAGTTATTATTTTGGCTCGATTATCGATGGGGAAGAACTCAGCAAAGAAGGCAGAACAGACCTCGAAGTTTTTAATCCATATACAAATGAGGCCATCGGAAAAATATCCTGCGCGACACCTGAAGACGTAAAGCGTGCGGTGGACACAGCGCAGCGTGTATACACAGAAACGACTAAAAAGATGCCAGCCCATAAACGTTCGGAAATTTTGCGGAAAGCCGCTGATTTGCTGGAGCAAAGAGTGGAAGAGTTTGCCCGCACCCTGGTACTGGAAGCGGGAAAGCCGATTAAAGAAAGCCGGGTCGAAGTGCAGCGGGCAATCCAGGTTCTCCGTTTTGCTTCAGAAGGAGCCAAAGCGATTTATGGTGAAACCATTCCGCTCGACAGCGCCATTGGCGGCGAAAATCAAATCGGCATCGCCAAACGGGTGCCTTTAGGCGTTGTAGCAGCCATCACACCGTTTAACTTCCCACTCAACCTGGCACTGCATAAAATAGCACCAGCACTTGCAGTCGGCAATACAGTCGTGTTAAAGCCAGCTGAAAAAACGCCGTTTTCTTCGGTGCTGCTGTATCATTTGCTGGAAGAAGCCGGACTGCCAAAAGGTGCGTTAAATATCGTTATGGGGCCGGGGCAGGAACTGGTGGAACCTTTGGTGACGCATCCCGACGTCAAAAAAGTCTCGTTTACCGGAAGCAGCGCAGTCGGATGGAAAATCCATGAAATGGCAAAGCGGAAAAAAGTGACGCTTGAACTGGGGTCCAATGCACCGAATATTATTTTCGAAGACGGGGATATCGAGGTCGCGGTCAATGCAATTGTGCTCGGCGGCTATACATACGCCGGACAGGCCTGCGTTTCCGCACAGCGGATTTATGTCCACGAAACCATTTACGAAAAATTCCTTGATAAGCTTGTTGAAAAAGTAAGTGCGCTGAAAACAGGAGATCCGCTGGAAGAATCGACCGATATGGGTCCGATGATTACGGAAGAAGCTGCAGAGCGTGCAGAGTCCTGGGTAAAAGAAGCCGAAGATCAGGGGGCTGCGATCCTGACCGGCGGCAGCCGAAAAGGGGCGATGCTTGAACCTACTGTTATCAGCAATGTTACACCTGCTATGAAAGTCGTCTGTGTGGAAGTGTTTGCGCCGATTGTCAGCGTCATGCCGTTTTCAACGGAAGAAGAAGTGGTGGCTCATGCCAACGATACGGACTTCGGCCTCCATGCCGGCGTCTTTACCGCCGACATCAACCGGGCGATGCGCATGGCAGATGCCATTGAGACAGGCGGCGTCTGGATCAATGAAGTCTCGGTACGGCGCTACGACCATATTCCATATGGCGGCATCAAAAGCAGCGGAATCGGCAAAGAAGGCGTGAAATATGCAATTGAAGAAATGACGGACTTGAAATTTGTCGGGATCAAGCTGTATTGA
- a CDS encoding zinc-dependent alcohol dehydrogenase family protein — protein MKVKSAVLREIGAQTPYEESQPIQIEELELDSPERGEVLIQIKAASLCHSDLSVMNGSRPRPLPMALGHEAAGVIVEVGEGVVDLEVGDHVACVFVPSCGQCGPCREGRPALCEPGAIANTAGTLLGGGQRLHNSEGVVNHHVGVSAFSEYAVVSRNSVVKVSKDIPFEKAALFGCAVITGVGAVVNTAGIKLGSTVAIVGLGGVGLSALLGAIAAGASRIVAVDINETKLKQAKELGATDTFNSKDPDVVEQIRQATGGGLDYAFETAGVVPAMEVAYSITKRGGTTVTTGLPHPEHKFSFPYLSLTAEERTLKGSYIGSCVPSRDIPRYMNLFQEDRLPVDKLITDFISLDEVNKGFDILAKGDSSRIIIKF, from the coding sequence ATGAAGGTGAAGTCAGCGGTATTGCGTGAAATTGGAGCCCAGACTCCGTATGAAGAAAGCCAGCCGATTCAGATTGAAGAATTGGAACTAGATTCTCCGGAGCGGGGAGAAGTATTGATCCAGATAAAAGCAGCGAGCCTTTGCCATTCCGATTTATCGGTGATGAACGGCAGCCGTCCGCGTCCGTTGCCAATGGCGCTTGGACACGAAGCGGCAGGCGTTATCGTTGAAGTCGGAGAAGGCGTCGTCGACTTGGAAGTCGGCGACCATGTGGCGTGCGTATTTGTGCCGAGCTGCGGACAGTGCGGGCCCTGCCGTGAAGGGCGCCCGGCTTTATGCGAGCCTGGAGCTATCGCGAATACAGCAGGGACCTTGCTTGGCGGCGGTCAGCGGCTCCACAATTCTGAAGGTGTGGTCAATCACCACGTCGGCGTATCGGCTTTTTCCGAATATGCGGTGGTTTCCCGGAATTCCGTCGTGAAAGTCAGCAAAGACATTCCATTTGAAAAAGCGGCGTTGTTTGGCTGTGCCGTCATTACCGGCGTTGGAGCTGTAGTGAATACAGCCGGTATAAAACTCGGCAGCACCGTTGCGATTGTCGGTCTTGGAGGTGTGGGGCTCAGTGCGCTGCTTGGCGCCATTGCTGCAGGCGCAAGCCGGATTGTCGCAGTGGATATTAACGAAACGAAGCTTAAGCAGGCAAAAGAACTTGGCGCGACCGACACGTTCAACTCCAAAGATCCGGACGTGGTGGAGCAGATCCGCCAAGCTACCGGCGGAGGCTTGGACTATGCCTTTGAAACAGCCGGAGTGGTGCCGGCGATGGAAGTGGCTTACTCCATTACGAAGCGCGGCGGAACTACCGTCACAACCGGGCTTCCGCATCCGGAACACAAATTTTCTTTCCCGTACCTTTCGTTGACGGCGGAAGAACGGACGCTCAAAGGCTCGTATATCGGCAGCTGCGTGCCGAGCCGGGACATCCCGCGGTATATGAATTTGTTCCAGGAAGATCGGCTGCCGGTTGATAAGCTGATCACTGATTTTATTTCTTTGGATGAAGTAAACAAGGGCTTTGACATTCTGGCGAAAGGGGATTCGTCCCGCATCATCATAAAATTCTAA
- a CDS encoding EAL domain-containing protein yields the protein MDPLDILENLDHVKPAFQPIVSAVKHTIIGYEIFGRYQSDSEWLSLADFFHDADVPDEYKVEVDHHLLQLAITEMVQSGTEGSLFINRNAKQLLINGGEDFLHTLLEFEKQGFSMNRLVLEITEHDFEERFDVLNHLLLYYKTYGIQIAVDHVGAKSSNIDRIRQLKPHILKIDTGIIRQSSPDVFQDILYSVSLLARRIGAKLSYENIEDDHQLYFAWKNGGHYYQGFHLARPSFTPLLDDSLLINVGEKVLGFIQREKSLVKERLAFALACEEKMKKMPAKWQGPETADAFIASVTEAFEEESFRIYVCNSDGQQVSSNFRKQDGSWTTETDQKGSHWAFRPYFLENILHMRTWHKGILSDPYADIETAEMIRTFSFPLSDKYFLFVDISYAFIFDHDFLLIE from the coding sequence TTGGATCCTTTAGACATTCTTGAAAACCTCGATCATGTAAAGCCTGCCTTTCAGCCTATTGTCAGTGCAGTGAAACACACCATTATCGGCTATGAGATTTTCGGCCGTTACCAATCGGATAGCGAATGGCTCAGCCTGGCAGACTTTTTCCACGATGCCGATGTGCCGGACGAGTACAAAGTAGAAGTTGATCATCATCTTTTGCAATTGGCCATCACTGAGATGGTCCAATCAGGCACTGAGGGCTCTTTATTCATCAACCGAAATGCGAAACAGCTGCTGATCAACGGCGGGGAAGATTTTTTGCATACTTTACTGGAATTTGAAAAACAAGGATTCTCCATGAACCGGTTGGTGCTGGAAATTACCGAACATGATTTTGAAGAACGATTCGATGTGCTGAATCATCTGCTGCTTTATTACAAAACATACGGTATCCAGATTGCCGTCGATCATGTCGGGGCCAAAAGCTCGAACATCGATCGGATACGCCAACTTAAACCGCATATTCTAAAAATCGATACCGGCATTATCCGCCAGAGCAGCCCGGATGTTTTTCAGGACATTCTCTATTCTGTGTCGCTGCTTGCGCGCCGAATTGGCGCAAAGCTTTCGTACGAAAATATAGAGGACGACCATCAACTGTATTTTGCCTGGAAAAACGGCGGCCATTATTACCAGGGCTTCCATTTGGCAAGGCCGTCTTTTACGCCGTTGCTTGATGACTCGCTGCTAATCAATGTCGGCGAAAAAGTGCTCGGTTTTATCCAAAGGGAAAAATCCCTGGTCAAAGAACGCTTGGCATTTGCTTTAGCCTGCGAGGAAAAGATGAAAAAAATGCCGGCGAAATGGCAGGGTCCGGAAACGGCCGATGCCTTTATTGCTTCTGTGACCGAAGCATTCGAAGAAGAAAGTTTCCGCATTTATGTCTGCAACAGCGATGGCCAGCAAGTGTCTTCAAACTTCAGGAAGCAGGATGGCAGCTGGACGACGGAAACGGATCAAAAAGGGTCGCACTGGGCATTTCGCCCTTATTTCCTGGAAAACATCCTGCACATGCGGACATGGCATAAAGGAATTCTTTCCGATCCGTACGCAGATATCGAAACGGCTGAAATGATCCGCACGTTCAGCTTTCCGCTATCCGACAAGTATTTTTTGTTTGTGGATATTAGTTATGCATTTATTTTCGACCATGATTTTTTGCTTATTGAATAG
- a CDS encoding STAS domain-containing protein has protein sequence MAQALQNSKQVKAFFAENKHAFEEKLLSEAVNVKDKIDEILAIGNIDLVANAHKVVGYIVDGEEEKLNLFAKQEGIAWATHSIDLAFKLEWVQAIRRTLWTFINKYNQLSKGDLAPDFFKLEEVVNNGVDKFLNTFFISYSTYKDSLILAHRQLVENLSVPIIPINASVCILPLIGTVDSFRTNILEEKVLTEIGRSRIQTLIIDLSGIADMEPEVIHHLMKIIDGTAMMGCKSIITGLRAEVVRKMINLDLTFDSKTQTLGTLQQALKEYLIA, from the coding sequence ATGGCACAGGCCTTACAGAATTCTAAACAAGTAAAAGCATTTTTTGCAGAAAACAAACATGCCTTTGAAGAAAAGTTATTGTCAGAGGCTGTGAACGTTAAAGATAAAATTGATGAAATCTTGGCTATCGGGAATATTGACTTGGTTGCCAATGCCCACAAAGTAGTCGGTTATATCGTAGACGGCGAAGAAGAAAAACTAAATCTGTTTGCTAAGCAAGAAGGGATTGCCTGGGCAACCCATTCAATCGATTTGGCTTTCAAATTGGAATGGGTGCAGGCCATCCGCCGTACACTTTGGACTTTCATCAACAAATACAATCAATTATCCAAAGGCGATTTGGCTCCTGACTTTTTCAAATTAGAAGAAGTTGTGAACAACGGTGTGGATAAATTCCTGAATACATTTTTCATCAGTTATTCCACTTATAAAGATTCCCTGATTCTGGCTCACCGCCAGCTGGTTGAAAACTTGTCCGTTCCAATCATTCCGATTAATGCTTCGGTTTGCATCCTGCCGCTGATTGGTACAGTCGATTCGTTCCGTACGAACATCCTGGAAGAAAAAGTGTTGACGGAAATCGGCAGATCCCGCATACAGACATTGATCATCGATTTATCCGGCATCGCTGACATGGAACCTGAAGTTATTCACCACTTGATGAAAATTATCGACGGTACCGCTATGATGGGCTGCAAATCGATCATTACCGGATTAAGAGCAGAAGTCGTCAGAAAGATGATCAATTTGGACTTAACATTCGATTCGAAAACACAAACGCTCGGCACGCTTCAACAAGCCTTAAAAGAATACTTGATTGCATAA